The Sphingobium sp. BYY-5 genome contains a region encoding:
- a CDS encoding phosphatase PAP2 family protein has translation MASMKKIPPEIGISLAMLAAMLLFSVVFRLPIIFPAGERAAYVGIHYLYPLIGVGIWGIFAYFGQKKALARTFLIALPCYVVVLFAHFNIKLWIPHINPLVYDELYWSIDQYFRPVVDICMAMRRMMASFIPYESNFYMVGYIAMFYCSFCYHAVRTPEAFSELVIAALLLQVIGTLAYLVAPAGGPFIYEQGLDPIVTNGQKSMLDFYQHSVAEGPVWLERNGGVAFTVGLAAMPSLHTAAACLFLGFAWRHGRILLPLYGFLTFFIMVTAVATRWHYLIDLPVGVLIAWVSLMVAKKLSRSVSEEGATTMPPMLQPEPA, from the coding sequence ATGGCCAGCATGAAGAAGATACCGCCGGAAATCGGCATTTCCTTGGCGATGTTGGCAGCGATGCTATTGTTCTCAGTCGTGTTTCGGCTTCCGATCATTTTTCCGGCCGGTGAACGCGCTGCCTATGTTGGGATTCATTATCTCTATCCGCTCATCGGTGTAGGTATCTGGGGTATATTTGCTTATTTCGGGCAGAAGAAAGCGTTAGCACGGACATTTTTGATCGCGTTGCCCTGTTATGTCGTCGTTCTTTTTGCTCATTTCAATATAAAACTGTGGATTCCTCACATAAATCCACTTGTTTATGACGAATTATATTGGTCTATCGATCAATATTTCCGCCCGGTTGTGGATATCTGCATGGCTATGCGTCGGATGATGGCGTCGTTCATACCTTATGAATCGAATTTTTACATGGTCGGCTATATTGCAATGTTCTATTGCAGTTTCTGCTATCATGCGGTGCGAACGCCGGAAGCTTTTTCGGAACTGGTCATTGCTGCGCTTCTGTTGCAGGTCATCGGTACGCTGGCCTATCTGGTTGCGCCGGCTGGCGGCCCCTTCATCTACGAACAGGGCCTCGACCCGATCGTCACCAACGGGCAGAAGAGTATGCTCGATTTTTATCAACATTCGGTTGCCGAAGGGCCGGTTTGGCTGGAGCGGAATGGCGGGGTTGCCTTCACCGTGGGGCTTGCGGCGATGCCGTCTCTGCATACCGCCGCAGCCTGTCTCTTTTTGGGCTTCGCGTGGCGGCATGGCCGCATATTGCTGCCGCTTTACGGTTTCCTGACATTTTTCATCATGGTGACTGCGGTTGCGACGCGCTGGCACTATCTGATCGATCTGCCCGTTGGCGTCTTGATCGCGTGGGTGTCGTTGATGGTGGCTAAAAAATTGTCACGGAGCGTGAGCGAAGAGGGCGCCACTACAATGCCCCCGATGCTCCAGCCCGAACCGGCCTGA
- a CDS encoding NAD(P)-dependent oxidoreductase, translating into MARIAFIGLGVMGAPMAGHLAKAGHRLTVYNRSIGKAKSWVETYGGEVAISPTKAAEEAEIIISCVGTDDDLAQVTLGREGAFRAMQPGTLFIDHTTVSARIARQLFVEGESRGIHSVDAPVSGGQAGAENGRLSIMCGGSEPAVAAAKIVMQAYAARIVHVGGAGAGQTTKMANQICIAGVIQGLAEALRFAQAAELDLDAVFEAISGGAAQSWQMDNRWKTMAQDQFDFGFAVDWMRKDLGLALEEARANGSTLPVTALIDQYYADVQAMGGHRQDTSALVRRITRA; encoded by the coding sequence ATGGCTAGGATCGCGTTTATCGGCTTGGGTGTGATGGGCGCCCCGATGGCAGGCCATCTTGCGAAAGCAGGGCATAGGCTGACGGTCTACAACCGCTCCATCGGCAAGGCGAAGAGCTGGGTCGAGACCTATGGCGGTGAGGTAGCGATCAGTCCGACCAAAGCGGCCGAGGAAGCCGAGATCATCATCAGTTGCGTCGGCACCGATGACGATCTGGCGCAGGTCACGCTGGGGCGTGAGGGCGCTTTCCGCGCGATGCAGCCCGGCACTCTGTTCATCGACCACACCACTGTTTCCGCCCGAATCGCCCGGCAATTGTTCGTCGAGGGGGAGAGCCGGGGCATCCACAGCGTCGATGCGCCGGTGTCCGGCGGACAGGCGGGCGCGGAAAACGGGCGGCTGTCGATCATGTGCGGTGGCAGCGAGCCGGCGGTGGCGGCAGCGAAGATCGTGATGCAGGCCTATGCCGCGCGCATCGTCCATGTCGGCGGCGCGGGCGCGGGCCAGACGACCAAGATGGCAAACCAGATCTGCATCGCGGGCGTGATCCAGGGCCTGGCCGAAGCGCTGCGCTTCGCCCAGGCGGCGGAACTCGATCTGGACGCGGTGTTCGAGGCGATTTCCGGCGGTGCGGCGCAAAGCTGGCAGATGGACAACCGCTGGAAGACGATGGCGCAGGACCAGTTCGACTTCGGTTTTGCCGTCGACTGGATGCGCAAGGATCTGGGGTTGGCACTGGAGGAAGCCCGCGCCAATGGCTCCACCCTGCCGGTGACGGCCCTTATCGATCAATATTATGCCGATGTGCAGGCCATGGGTGGCCATCGGCAGGACACCAGCGCACTGGTGCGGAGAATTACCCGAGCATGA
- a CDS encoding RcnB family protein, producing the protein MRMPALVLMGATLALAGAASPAFAGGNPGPRVSAANDMHRWGPRQNGRWYAGWRAPGGWAGYRRPVYGFILPRYWISPSYYIANYGAYGLPVPASGYGWSRYYDDAVMTDRYGRVYDYRNDIDWGRYEGGYDAPRRDNGVGGAAIGAVVGGVAGNRIAGRGNRTAGTLIGAGVGAVAGMAIDKAEDARRDAPSPRRPGVGYDDGYGYADDIVTSANEYEGRWTGTWTTDDGRKVSGTYDGRFEGEVRGAGVDYDAPPYAIAPHWGAGPVPMGGYSAGGYYYPAPIVTTVTVQPAVTTTTTTTYVTERVAYRTPVRKVRRACRCK; encoded by the coding sequence ATGCGAATGCCGGCTCTGGTCCTGATGGGCGCCACCCTGGCTCTTGCAGGCGCAGCATCGCCGGCGTTTGCGGGCGGCAACCCTGGCCCGCGCGTTTCTGCCGCGAACGACATGCACCGCTGGGGACCACGGCAGAATGGCCGCTGGTATGCCGGCTGGCGCGCGCCCGGCGGCTGGGCCGGCTATCGGCGTCCGGTCTACGGCTTCATCCTGCCGCGCTACTGGATCAGCCCCAGCTATTATATCGCCAATTACGGCGCCTATGGCCTGCCCGTTCCCGCCTCCGGCTATGGCTGGTCGCGCTATTATGACGATGCGGTCATGACCGACCGCTATGGCCGGGTCTATGACTATCGCAACGATATCGACTGGGGTCGCTATGAAGGCGGCTATGACGCGCCACGCCGCGACAATGGCGTGGGTGGAGCGGCGATCGGCGCGGTCGTGGGCGGCGTGGCAGGCAATCGCATCGCCGGGCGCGGCAACCGGACCGCCGGGACGCTGATCGGCGCCGGCGTCGGCGCGGTTGCCGGTATGGCGATCGACAAGGCGGAGGATGCGCGCCGGGACGCCCCATCGCCGCGCCGGCCGGGCGTGGGCTATGATGACGGTTATGGCTATGCCGACGATATAGTGACCAGCGCCAACGAATATGAAGGCCGCTGGACCGGCACATGGACCACCGATGACGGCCGCAAGGTCAGCGGCACCTACGACGGCCGTTTCGAGGGCGAGGTGCGTGGCGCGGGCGTAGACTATGACGCCCCACCCTATGCCATCGCGCCGCATTGGGGTGCTGGTCCCGTGCCGATGGGCGGCTATAGCGCAGGCGGCTATTATTACCCCGCGCCGATCGTGACCACCGTGACGGTGCAGCCCGCCGTCACCACGACGACGACCACGACCTATGTGACCGAGAGGGTCGCTTACCGGACACCGGTGCGAAAGGTCCGCCGCGCCTGCCGCTGCAAATAG
- a CDS encoding acyltransferase family protein, producing MENRGHPQAQFRLDWVDVARGIGIIAVVAGHVWTSGPLRNAMYSFHMPLFFLLSGMLSRSHPVGDFTRRQWVGQMRPYAAFLILLIVADQIIERLKGNFPIFHQWPEDVAPILLGGSWLRGPFTIFWFVPCLMVARIAFNLALSRWPDPLDRRWATVLLPILVLAYALGQGTAISPLGLLSVPMAFVLLWIGAIWPRIPWHNGMILPLAALAWAGLAGLMPTLNMKAADYGWPLLSIAAAVATSFLIFRLSALVARFAGPVAALGRASLVIMYCHVAVIHYLSPYLGKAALLGLALLLPFLAFRLLRVTPLRRVFL from the coding sequence ATGGAGAACAGGGGGCATCCGCAGGCGCAATTCCGGCTCGACTGGGTCGATGTGGCGCGCGGGATCGGCATCATCGCCGTCGTGGCGGGTCATGTCTGGACGAGCGGGCCGTTGCGCAATGCAATGTACAGTTTCCACATGCCGCTCTTCTTCCTGCTGTCGGGGATGCTGTCGCGCTCGCATCCGGTGGGCGATTTTACCCGTCGTCAATGGGTCGGCCAGATGCGGCCCTATGCCGCCTTCCTGATCCTGCTGATCGTCGCCGACCAGATCATCGAGCGGTTGAAGGGCAATTTCCCCATCTTCCACCAATGGCCGGAGGATGTGGCGCCGATCCTGCTGGGCGGTTCCTGGCTGCGCGGGCCGTTTACCATCTTCTGGTTCGTGCCCTGCCTGATGGTGGCGCGCATCGCGTTCAATCTGGCGCTTTCCCGCTGGCCCGATCCGCTTGATCGGCGCTGGGCGACGGTCCTGCTGCCCATACTGGTTCTGGCCTATGCGTTGGGCCAGGGGACGGCAATTTCGCCGCTGGGATTGCTGAGTGTGCCGATGGCGTTCGTGCTGCTCTGGATCGGGGCGATCTGGCCGCGCATTCCCTGGCATAACGGGATGATCCTGCCATTGGCTGCTCTGGCCTGGGCGGGGCTGGCAGGGCTGATGCCGACGCTGAACATGAAGGCCGCCGACTATGGCTGGCCCTTGCTGTCGATCGCAGCGGCGGTGGCGACGTCGTTCCTGATCTTTCGCCTGTCAGCCCTGGTCGCGCGCTTTGCCGGACCGGTTGCGGCGTTGGGGCGGGCCTCGCTGGTCATCATGTACTGCCATGTCGCGGTGATCCATTATCTCTCTCCCTATCTCGGTAAAGCGGCGTTGCTGGGGCTTGCGTTGCTATTGCCCTTCCTGGCCTTTCGCCTGTTGCGGGTCACGCCGCTGCGGCGCGTCTTTCTTTAG
- the arfB gene encoding alternative ribosome rescue aminoacyl-tRNA hydrolase ArfB, with protein MPDFEIPDDALEERFITGGGPGGQNVNKVATAVQLRVTLFKLGLPPYAYRKIKELAGSRLTSANEIVIQANRFRTQEANRQDARDRLTEMIAKAHERDARRIATKPGKAAKARRVDAKKARSSVKQGRGKVRME; from the coding sequence ATGCCGGACTTTGAGATTCCCGATGATGCGCTGGAAGAGCGCTTCATCACCGGCGGCGGTCCCGGCGGGCAGAATGTGAACAAGGTCGCGACCGCAGTGCAACTGCGCGTCACCCTGTTCAAGCTCGGCCTGCCGCCCTACGCCTATCGCAAGATCAAGGAACTGGCGGGATCGCGCCTGACGTCCGCCAACGAGATCGTGATCCAGGCCAATCGTTTCCGCACGCAGGAAGCCAACCGCCAGGACGCGCGCGATCGCCTGACCGAGATGATCGCCAAGGCGCATGAACGCGACGCCCGCCGCATCGCCACCAAGCCGGGCAAAGCGGCCAAAGCCCGCCGCGTCGACGCCAAGAAGGCGCGCAGTTCGGTGAAGCAGGGACGCGGTAAGGTGCGGATGGAGTGA
- a CDS encoding RNA pseudouridine synthase, with translation MALLTDHVLFLDGEALILDKPAGLPVDAPRDGSIALENHLASLTFGFQRWPLPVHRLDRDTSGCLLLARNPKAHKRFAAAFEAGTVTKRYVAVLEGVPAEDEGTIELSLKKVSTAAQGWRMIAAKAGKPAVTHWRKLAEKDGRALIAFTPETGRTHQIRVHAQHGLGFGIVGDPVYGDGVGAMLLHSRFLSMPRGDKPAAEATAPLPATFTAAGFGPEILDDAGL, from the coding sequence TTGGCCCTTCTTACCGACCATGTATTGTTCCTCGATGGCGAGGCCCTGATCCTCGACAAACCCGCCGGCCTGCCGGTGGATGCGCCGCGCGACGGGTCGATCGCCCTGGAAAATCATCTCGCCTCGCTGACCTTCGGCTTCCAGCGCTGGCCGCTGCCGGTCCACCGGCTGGACCGCGACACCAGCGGCTGCCTGCTGCTCGCCCGCAATCCCAAGGCGCATAAGCGCTTCGCCGCCGCGTTCGAGGCCGGAACCGTCACCAAACGCTATGTCGCGGTGCTGGAAGGCGTGCCAGCCGAAGACGAAGGCACGATCGAATTGTCGCTGAAGAAGGTCAGCACTGCCGCGCAGGGCTGGCGCATGATCGCGGCCAAGGCGGGCAAGCCCGCCGTCACCCACTGGCGCAAGCTGGCGGAAAAGGACGGCCGCGCGCTGATCGCCTTCACCCCCGAAACCGGCCGCACCCACCAGATCCGCGTCCATGCCCAGCATGGGCTGGGCTTCGGCATCGTCGGCGATCCGGTCTATGGCGATGGTGTCGGCGCGATGCTGCTGCACAGCCGCTTCCTGAGTATGCCGCGCGGCGACAAGCCTGCTGCGGAAGCCACCGCGCCCCTGCCCGCGACCTTCACCGCCGCCGGTTTCGGGCCGGAGATACTGGACGATGCCGGACTTTGA
- a CDS encoding arginyltransferase, translating into MTAPFRFPRFFVTNPSPCPYLPGKSERKVFTELSGDNAAELNDALGRIGFRRSQNVAYRPSCADCSACVSVRVVANEFRPNATQRKLLRRNDDLVITACKPWSTEEQFALLQRYLQSRHPGGGMTEMDEMDFADMVEQSPVDSHVIEYREPTVDGRTGKLVGACLTDRQGDGLSMIYSFFDTELPHRQGLGNYIIMDHILRAASAGLPYVYLGYWVSGSTRMQYKVRYRPLEKLGASGWVRFDPAEQAQVVRTAPRRTDPSLPVELAAILRK; encoded by the coding sequence GTGACGGCGCCTTTTCGATTCCCGCGTTTCTTTGTCACCAACCCCAGCCCTTGCCCCTATCTTCCCGGCAAGAGCGAGCGGAAGGTGTTTACCGAGCTGAGCGGGGACAATGCCGCCGAACTAAACGACGCCTTGGGCCGGATCGGTTTTCGCCGCAGCCAGAATGTCGCCTACCGGCCGAGTTGCGCGGATTGTTCGGCCTGTGTCTCGGTACGGGTCGTTGCCAATGAGTTCCGGCCCAACGCGACGCAGCGCAAGCTCCTGCGCCGCAACGATGATCTGGTCATCACCGCCTGCAAGCCCTGGTCGACCGAGGAGCAGTTCGCCCTGCTCCAGCGCTATCTCCAATCCCGCCATCCCGGCGGCGGCATGACCGAAATGGACGAGATGGACTTTGCCGATATGGTCGAACAGTCCCCGGTGGACAGCCATGTCATCGAATATCGCGAGCCGACCGTTGATGGACGGACGGGCAAGCTGGTGGGCGCCTGCCTGACCGATCGGCAGGGCGACGGCTTGTCGATGATCTACAGCTTCTTCGACACCGAATTGCCGCATCGGCAGGGGCTGGGCAATTATATCATCATGGACCATATCCTGCGCGCTGCGAGCGCCGGGCTGCCCTATGTCTATCTGGGTTACTGGGTGAGCGGATCGACCCGGATGCAATATAAGGTCCGCTATCGCCCGCTCGAAAAGCTTGGGGCCAGCGGCTGGGTGCGTTTCGACCCGGCCGAACAGGCGCAGGTGGTTCGCACCGCGCCGCGCCGTACCGATCCATCATTGCCCGTGGAGCTTGCGGCTATCCTGCGCAAATAA
- a CDS encoding GAF domain-containing protein — translation MYDFAPTADADKATLYADLLSAADALTRDEPDAVANMANLSALIWQFLPDLNWAGFYRMIGDELVLGPFQGKAACIRIPLGRGVCGTAARTGETQLVPDVHAFPGHIACDAASASEIVLPLLVDGRVVGVLDLDSPRVARFDTEDAKGLEALVALIAKRIA, via the coding sequence ATGTACGACTTCGCTCCCACCGCAGACGCCGACAAGGCGACCCTTTATGCCGATCTTCTTTCCGCCGCTGACGCGCTGACGCGGGACGAGCCGGATGCTGTCGCCAATATGGCGAACCTGTCCGCGCTGATCTGGCAATTTCTGCCCGACCTCAACTGGGCGGGTTTCTATCGGATGATTGGCGACGAACTGGTGCTTGGCCCCTTCCAGGGCAAGGCGGCCTGCATCCGCATCCCGCTGGGCCGGGGCGTCTGCGGGACGGCGGCCCGGACGGGCGAGACCCAGCTCGTGCCGGACGTCCATGCCTTCCCCGGTCATATCGCCTGCGATGCGGCGAGCGCGTCCGAAATCGTCCTGCCGCTGCTGGTGGACGGCCGGGTGGTCGGCGTGCTGGACCTCGACAGCCCGCGCGTCGCCCGCTTCGATACGGAGGATGCGAAGGGACTGGAAGCGCTCGTCGCCCTCATCGCCAAGCGGATCGCCTGA
- a CDS encoding threonine ammonia-lyase, with product MNTLAKIESALPLPVTVDDILAARTRISGALVKTPTLISQTLSDMLGCKVYLKFENLQFTAAYKERGALNRLLQLDEASKAKGVIAASAGNHAQGLAYHGKRLGVPVTIVMPTTTPVVKVTQTRSHGATVVQYGEKFDDAYAHARTLEVEQGLTFIHPFDEPDIIAGQGTVALEMLEDAPEIDTLVIPIGGGGLFSGMATAARAMKPDVRLVGVQAELYPSMYDFIKGVDLVCDGDTLAEGIAVKQPGELTRRFVERLADDLLLVTERRLEEAVSLLLQIEKTVVEGAGAAGLAALLSYREQFAGRTVGLILTGGNIDTRLLANVLLRDLARSGRLARLRIILQDRPGALFHVARIFDQEAVNILELAHQRIFTNLPAKGLTLDVECETRDQAHLERLITALAEAGYEVAPIEVA from the coding sequence ATGAACACGCTAGCCAAGATCGAAAGCGCGCTGCCGCTGCCCGTCACCGTCGATGACATCCTTGCCGCCCGCACCCGTATTTCGGGCGCGCTGGTCAAGACGCCGACGCTGATTAGCCAGACGCTGTCCGACATGCTCGGCTGCAAGGTCTATCTCAAGTTCGAAAATCTTCAATTCACCGCTGCCTACAAGGAACGCGGCGCACTCAATCGCCTGCTGCAACTGGACGAAGCGTCGAAGGCGAAGGGCGTCATCGCTGCGTCGGCCGGCAATCATGCGCAGGGCCTGGCTTATCATGGCAAGCGGCTGGGCGTGCCCGTCACCATCGTCATGCCTACCACGACGCCAGTCGTGAAGGTCACGCAGACACGCAGCCATGGCGCGACGGTGGTGCAATATGGCGAGAAGTTCGATGACGCCTATGCCCATGCCCGCACGCTGGAGGTGGAGCAGGGGCTGACCTTCATCCATCCCTTCGATGAACCGGATATCATCGCCGGGCAGGGCACGGTCGCGCTCGAAATGCTGGAGGACGCGCCGGAGATCGATACGCTGGTCATCCCGATCGGCGGCGGCGGGCTGTTTTCCGGCATGGCGACGGCCGCGCGCGCGATGAAGCCCGACGTCAGGCTGGTCGGCGTGCAGGCCGAGCTTTATCCGTCCATGTATGATTTCATCAAGGGCGTCGATCTGGTCTGCGATGGTGACACACTGGCCGAGGGCATCGCGGTCAAGCAGCCGGGCGAACTGACCCGCCGTTTTGTCGAGCGGCTGGCCGACGACCTCCTGCTCGTCACCGAACGCCGGCTGGAGGAAGCCGTGAGCCTGCTGCTCCAGATCGAAAAGACGGTGGTGGAAGGGGCAGGGGCCGCAGGCCTTGCGGCCCTGTTGTCCTATCGCGAGCAATTTGCCGGGCGCACCGTCGGCCTGATCCTGACCGGTGGCAATATCGACACACGCCTGCTCGCCAATGTGCTGCTGCGCGATCTGGCCCGGTCCGGTCGTCTGGCGCGCCTGCGCATCATCCTGCAGGACCGCCCCGGCGCGCTGTTCCATGTCGCCCGCATCTTCGACCAGGAAGCGGTCAACATCCTGGAACTGGCCCATCAGCGCATCTTCACCAACCTGCCAGCCAAAGGTCTGACCCTGGACGTGGAGTGCGAAACCCGCGATCAGGCGCATCTGGAGCGTCTGATTACGGCACTGGCCGAAGCGGGTTACGAAGTCGCGCCCATCGAAGTTGCATGA
- a CDS encoding amidohydrolase family protein yields MTRYLSSSAFKSVAIALALCPLPALASGVIDNVNGISLDANGKIVHFGALLIDDDGKVEKLIPGRYQEPEYKPQKPKRGQPWPERPKGPAFKLDAGGKTMIPGLIDAHGHVMGLGLSLITLDLSDTTSLAQAQEKIRAYVAANPGRKWIIGTGWNQEAWGLNRFPTAAELDAAVGDIPVWLERIDGHAGWANSAAIRAAGVTAATKAPAGGRIDIAAGKPAGVFVDKAMDLIRRFVPPPAPKDRDLALEKAQRTLLALGITGIADMGTSIEDWQAFRRSADRGALRVRIMSYAAGLDNMVLIAGPEPTPWLYDDHLRMGGIKLILDGALGSRGAWLKADYADAPGQRGLTLISDTQLRNIMSRAAMDNFQVAVHAIGDAANGEILDAIQELNETYKGDRRWRVEHAQIIDPADLPRFGPLGAIASMQPVHEASDWRMATARMGEARLKGAYAWKTMLDNRVPLAFGSDVPVESPNPFPGIAVAMSREDAKGEPSGGWMPEQRVSFEAALDGFTRQAAYAGFAEKKFGSLVPGQRADFVLIDRDISAARPADIRQTQVLETWIGGKRVYVKGQ; encoded by the coding sequence ATGACCAGATATCTGTCTTCCAGCGCGTTCAAAAGCGTCGCGATCGCGCTTGCCCTTTGCCCCCTGCCCGCGCTCGCTTCCGGCGTGATCGACAATGTGAACGGCATCTCGCTCGATGCGAATGGCAAGATCGTGCATTTCGGCGCGCTACTGATCGACGATGACGGCAAGGTCGAAAAGCTGATCCCCGGCCGCTATCAGGAACCCGAATATAAGCCGCAGAAGCCCAAGCGCGGCCAGCCCTGGCCCGAACGCCCCAAGGGGCCGGCCTTCAAGCTGGACGCTGGCGGCAAGACGATGATCCCCGGCCTGATCGACGCGCATGGCCATGTCATGGGACTTGGCCTGTCGCTCATCACGCTCGACCTGTCCGACACGACATCGCTGGCGCAGGCACAGGAGAAGATTCGCGCCTATGTGGCGGCCAATCCGGGACGCAAATGGATCATCGGCACCGGCTGGAATCAGGAAGCCTGGGGCCTGAACCGCTTTCCCACCGCCGCCGAGCTTGATGCGGCGGTCGGCGACATTCCCGTCTGGCTGGAGCGGATCGACGGCCATGCCGGCTGGGCTAACAGCGCCGCCATCCGCGCGGCGGGCGTGACCGCGGCGACCAAGGCCCCGGCGGGCGGGCGCATCGACATCGCGGCGGGCAAGCCGGCGGGCGTGTTCGTCGACAAGGCGATGGACCTGATCCGAAGATTCGTGCCGCCGCCCGCGCCCAAGGACCGCGATCTGGCGCTGGAAAAAGCGCAGCGTACGCTGCTGGCGCTGGGCATCACCGGTATCGCCGACATGGGCACCAGCATCGAGGATTGGCAGGCCTTCCGTCGATCGGCCGATCGCGGGGCGCTGCGAGTGCGGATCATGTCCTATGCCGCCGGCCTCGACAATATGGTGTTGATCGCCGGACCGGAGCCGACGCCCTGGCTCTATGACGATCATCTGCGCATGGGCGGGATCAAGCTGATCCTCGACGGGGCGCTGGGGTCGCGCGGAGCGTGGCTGAAGGCCGACTATGCCGACGCACCGGGCCAGCGCGGCCTCACCCTGATTTCCGACACGCAGTTGCGGAACATCATGAGCCGCGCGGCGATGGATAATTTCCAGGTCGCCGTCCACGCCATCGGCGATGCGGCCAATGGCGAGATATTGGACGCCATCCAGGAACTGAACGAAACCTATAAGGGCGACCGGCGCTGGCGCGTCGAACATGCGCAGATCATCGATCCCGCCGACCTGCCGCGCTTTGGCCCGCTGGGCGCGATCGCGTCGATGCAACCGGTGCATGAGGCGTCGGACTGGCGCATGGCGACGGCGCGCATGGGCGAGGCACGGCTGAAGGGCGCCTATGCCTGGAAGACGATGCTCGACAATCGCGTGCCGCTGGCCTTCGGCTCCGACGTGCCGGTGGAAAGTCCCAATCCCTTCCCCGGCATCGCCGTCGCCATGAGCCGTGAGGACGCGAAGGGCGAGCCGTCCGGTGGCTGGATGCCCGAACAGCGGGTGAGCTTCGAAGCGGCACTGGACGGTTTCACCCGGCAGGCGGCCTATGCAGGCTTTGCCGAGAAGAAGTTCGGCAGCCTGGTTCCAGGGCAGCGCGCGGACTTTGTGCTGATCGACCGCGACATCAGCGCTGCGCGCCCTGCCGACATTCGGCAGACGCAGGTGCTGGAAACCTGGATCGGCGGCAAGCGCGTCTATGTGAAGGGGCAATAA